In Phormidium yuhuli AB48, one genomic interval encodes:
- a CDS encoding nucleotidyltransferase domain-containing protein, translating to MKTPLNIVLDQIYQGLKNIYNQQLDQVVLYGSQARGDAEPDSDIDILIVLRQEFSYSKESNKISKLIANLSLEHDTLISCALATRRQLEDYNNSFFRNVRRDGIRL from the coding sequence ATGAAAACTCCTTTGAATATTGTTCTTGACCAAATATATCAGGGTCTAAAAAACATTTACAATCAACAACTGGATCAGGTTGTCCTCTATGGTTCTCAAGCCAGGGGAGATGCAGAACCCGACTCAGACATTGATATTTTGATTGTTTTAAGGCAAGAATTTAGCTACTCCAAAGAAAGCAATAAAATCAGCAAGCTAATCGCAAATCTGTCTTTAGAACATGACACTTTAATTAGCTGTGCCTTAGCAACTCGTCGTCAACTTGAAGACTATAATAATAGTTTTTTCAGGAACGTCCGACGTGACGGAATTCGTCTATGA
- a CDS encoding HEPN domain-containing protein — protein sequence MTPEQQKLLEKATRSLEAARELNHKNFPDFAASRTYYAMFYIATAFLEGEGLSYSKHSAVIAAFGRHFARTKRIPVKFHRYLIDAERIRLRADYNTDLDITEADVDEILAHGQEMLDFALAHLDSLPPHSS from the coding sequence ATGACCCCAGAACAACAAAAACTTTTAGAAAAAGCCACTCGCAGCTTAGAAGCAGCCCGAGAGTTAAACCATAAAAACTTTCCCGATTTTGCTGCCTCTCGTACCTATTACGCGATGTTTTACATCGCCACAGCTTTTTTAGAGGGCGAAGGGCTATCTTATTCCAAACATTCAGCAGTCATTGCTGCATTTGGCAGACATTTTGCTCGCACGAAACGCATTCCAGTGAAATTCCATCGCTATCTCATTGATGCTGAAAGAATCCGCTTAAGAGCCGATTACAATACTGATTTGGATATCACAGAAGCCGATGTAGACGAAATCCTTGCTCATGGACAAGAGATGCTGGATTTCGCCTTAGCCCATCTCGATTCACTGCCTCCTCACTCGTCTTGA